The Streptomyces hundungensis genome contains the following window.
CTGAACCCTTGACGGGCTCGCCGGGCCCTCCTAACTTCACACCTTGAAGAAAGGCGTGAACCCCTTGCGTCATTGATGGCGCCCCTCCCACCCCTCGTAACTCCTCCCGTACACCCCCCACTTGCCGCGTTCACCCCGCGGAACAGGAGAGACGTATGCGAACATCTGGACCTTCCGCCCGGCTCAGGCCCGAGCATCGTGCCGCCCGGCCCACCCCGTTGCTCGCCCTGGGCGCCCTGCTCGCCTCCCTCGTCTCCGCGGCCGCCCTCGCCCCGGCCGCGCACGCCGCCGAGCTGCCCACGGGATGGGTCGCCGTGGCCGCCGGGAACAGCGGCAAATGCGTGGACGCGGCCGCCGCCGGCACCGCCGACGGCACGGCCGTCCAGCAGTACGCCTGCAACGCGAGCACCGCACAGCAGTGGCAGTTCCAGCCGCTCGGCGACGGATACGTCCGCGTCGCCAACCGCAACGACGCGAGCAAGACGTGGGACGTCACCGACGTCTCCACGGCCGATGCCGCCCCGGTCCAGCTGTGGACGTACGGCGGCGGAGCCAACCAGCAGTGGCTGCCCGTCCAGGAGGCCGGCGGCGCCTACCACTTCGTGAACCGCAACAGCGGCAAGTGCCTGGACGTGCCGGGCGCCTCGACGGCCGACGGCGCCCGGCTTCAGCAGTACGCCTGCAACGGAACCCGTGCCCAGTCCTTCAGCCTCGGCGGTGTCGACAACCCCCAACCGCCGTCGGGCACACCGGACTTCGGGCCCAATGTGACCGTCTTCGACCCGTCGATGTCGGCCTCCACCATCCAGGGCAGGCTCAACCAGGTCTTCGCCCGACAGGAGAAGAACCAGTTCGGCACGGAGCGCTACGCCCTGCTCTTCAAGCCCGGCACCTACAGCGCCGACGCCAACGTGGGTTTCTACACCCAGGTCGCCGGCCTCGGCCTCTCACCGGACGACGTCACCATCAACGGCGCCGTGCACGCCGAGGCCGACTGGTTCCAGGGCAACGCCACGCAGAACTTCTGGCGCTCGGCCGAGAACCTGTCCGTCAACCCCACCGGCGGCAGCGACCGTTGGGCCGTCTCCCAGGCCGCTCCCTACCGCCGCATGCACATACGCGGTGACCTCCAGCTCGACGACGGGGGCTGGTCGAGCGGCGGGTTCATCGCCGACTCGAAGATCGACGGACAAGTACGCTCCGGTTCCCAGCAGCAGTGGCTGTCGCGCAACACCCAGTGGGGCAGCTGGAGCGGCTCCAACTGGAACATGGTGTTCGTGGGCGACGTCAACGCGCCGGCCAACACCTTCCCCAACCCGCCCTACACGACGGTCGCCCAGTCACCGGTGACCCGCGAGAAGCCCTTCCTGTACGTGGACGGCGCGGGCGCCTACAAGGTGTTCGTGCCGGCCGTGCGGACCAATACCCAGGGCACCACCTGGGCGGGCGGAAACCAGCCCGGCAGCTCCCTGGGCATCGACACCTTCTTCATCGTGAAGCCGGGCGCCTCGGCCACGGACATCAACCAGGCGCTCGCCCAGGGCAAGAACCTGCTGTTCACGCCCGGCGTCTACCACCTCGACCAGACCCTGAACGTGACCCGGGCGGACACCGTGGTCCTCGGGCTCGGCCTCGCCACGCTGGTCCCGGACAACGGCATCACCGCGCTGGACGTCGCCGACGTCGACGGTGTGAACGTGGCCGGACTCCTCATCGACGCGGGCACCACCAACTCCCCGACCCTGATGCGGGTCGGACCGAGCGGAGCGGGCGCCCGGCACACCACCGACCCGACCTCGCTGCACGACGTGTTCTTCCGCATCGGCGGCGCGGGGGTGGGCAAGGCCACCCAGAGCCTCGTCGTCAACAGCTCCGACGTCATCGGCGACCACATGTGGCTGTGGCGCGCCGACCACGGCAGCGGCGTCGGCTGGACCAGCAACACCGCCGCCAACGGCCTGATCGTGAACGGCACCGCCGTCACGATGTACGGGTTGTTCGTCGAGCACTACCAGCAGCATCAGGTCATATGGAACGGCAACGGAGGCCGCACCTACTTCTTCCAGAACGAGATGCCGTACGACCCGCCGGGCCAGAGCTCCTGGATGAACGGCTCGACCCGCGGCTATGACGCCTACAAGGTGGCGAGCGGGGTGACCAGTCACGAGGCGTGGGGGCTCGGCAGTTACTGCTTCTTCAACGCCAACCCCTCGGTGGTGGCCGAGCGGGCCTTCGAGGCGCCCGCGTCCTCCGGAGTCCGCTTCCACGACATGGTGACGGTCTCCCTCGGCGGCACCGGCACCATCAACCACGTCATCAACGACCGCGGTGGCCCCTCCAACTCCGCGACCAACGTGGCCGACCTGGTCTCGGGTCCCTAGCCCGCCGCCGGTCAGTCGTCCAGGGTGATCCGGACGGCCACCGTGCCGGTCGTGCCGCGCCGCAGCCGGCTGCCGAGCAGGGTGAGCCGTCCGAGCACCCCGTACTTGCGGCGCAGCAGCGCCCGGCAGGCCTCGGCGGCGGCAGCGTCGCAGATCACCGCGGTCGCCCGGTGCTGCTCGCCGGTGGGGTTGCCGCGCACGTCGCAGGGGCCGACCAGCACCTCGGGCCGGTTGCGGATGCGTTTGACCTTCCAGGAGTCCGCCACCGTCCAGATCACCAGGGCGTCCTCGTCCCGCACCACCCACACCGGGGTGGGGACGCCCGTGCCGTCCTTCTTGTAGGTCGTGACGAGCAGATACTTGCCGGCGCCGAGCCGGTCCAGCACATCGCCACGCATGGCGCCATCCTCAGGGTCCGCGGAGAGAGATCGAAGGCCCTTTGTAGCAGGCGGGCGCCGCCGACGGGCCGATCGGGGCCGGCCGTTCCACGGCCGGGACCGGCTTGACCGGAAGCCGACTTGACGTCCCCCGCCCCCGACGCGCATCCATACCCCCGCGCGGCGCGCGCTGCCACGATGGGACGGCAGACCTTCACGGTGACGCGGGCATCCTCGCGTGACGACAGGAGCAACCGTTGGCGACCAGCTCGGATTCCACGACGGCCCCCACCGACCCCCTCAGCCGCCCGCTGCTCAACCAGCTGGTGTACGGACACATCTATTCGGCCTCGGTCCGGGCGGTGGCGGTGCACCGCGTCGCGGACCGGCTGGCGGGAGGGGCCCGCACCGCCGAGCAACTCGCCGAGGACTGCGGGCTGCACGCGGACGCGCTGCGCCGGGTGCTGCGCCTGCTCACCATGCACGGGCTGTTCACCCAGGACGAGAAGGGCGCCTTCGGCCTGACCGAGGCGGGCCGGCCGCTGCGTACGGACGTCGCCGGATCGCAGCACGCGGCGGCCCTGTTCCTCACCGGCGACATGCTCCGCCGCTCCGCCGACGGCATCCCGGACACGGTGAGGACCGGGGCGACGCCCTTCGAGGAGACCCACGGGCTCCCCTTCTTCGGACACCTCGCGGCCTCGCCCGAGGCGCGGGAGCTCTTCGACGCCGCGATGGCCGCGCAGTCGGGCCGGGTCGTCGACCTCATCGCGGGGAGCTACGCCTTTCCCGCCCGGGGCACGGTGATCGACGTGGGCGGCGGGCGGGGAGGGCTCCTGCGGGCGGTCCTCGGCCGCCAACCCGCCCTGACGGGCGTGCTGTTCGACCGCCCCGAGACCGTCCGCGACCATGTACTCGACACCGGGGACCTGCGCGGACGCTGGAGCGTGGCGGGCGGTGACTTCTTCACGGAGGTACCGTCCGGCGGCGATCTCTATCTGCTCAAGAACATCCTGCACGACTGGGACGACGTGGACTGCCTGCGCATTCTCGCCGCGATCCGGGCGGCGGCGGTCCCGGGCAAGCGGCTGCTCGTCGTGGACGCGGTCCTGCCCGACAACGGCGACCCGCACCCCGCCGTCGAGCTGGACATGATCATGCTGATGATGGTGCGCGGCAGGGAGCGTACGGCCGCGGAGTTCGAGGGGCTGCTCACCCGGTCCGGGTTCCGGCTCCACCGCATCCTTCGGACGCCGTCGCTGCCCTCGATCATCGAGGCGGAGGCCGTGTGAACGGGGCGGCCCCACCGCCCCGTTCGCCGATTCCTACAGCGCCGCCACCACGGCGCGGGCGCAGAGGGCGACCACGGTGAGCAGGCCGAGGATGATCAGCCAGGACGCCGGGCCGGTGTGCCGGCCGCCGCGCGCGGGCTTCCTCGGCCGTCTCGTCGTGCCCCTCTTCTCCCTGCCGGGTCTCGACGGTCTGGGGGCGCCGCCGGACGCGGCGCCCACGGCGGTCTCCGCGAGCAACCTGCGGCAGACGGCGGCGAGTTCGTGCCGGCCGCCGGTGAGGTCGGCCACCGTCTCCGAGCGGGCCGGGGCGGTGGTGCCCCCGTCCAGGATGCGGCCCGCGCGGATCAGGACCTGGTCCTGGCCGCCGGTGGGGGAGAGGCTGATCCAGCGTTCGACGTGCGAGCCCCGGATGACCACCGTGCCCGAGCGCTCGCGGTAGAGCGTGTGCTCCCGCCACAACAAATCCGCCAACTCGCCTGCGGTCTCCCGTAGTTGCGCGCTCACGCTTCCCCCGTCGCCCCTCGACATTCGAACAAGCATCGCACTCTAGCGGGAGCGGGGGCGCCCCGCGAACCGGGGTGGCTCACTGCGCCGGTTCGACCTCCAGATAGTGGTGACGGCGCGGTCCGCGGTACTCCAGCGCCACCCATCCCAGCGGCCGGAGCCGCGGCACACCGCCGCAGCTCCTCGTTGGCCGCGTACTCGGCGCCACTGCCCGGCGGCCCGAGCCACTCCACGCGGACGGCGCGGGCCCCCTCGACGGCGCTGACGCGGTAACCGGTGGCACATCGCTCGCCCTGCCCGTCGACGGCGGACGCCGGGAGACCCGCGGCCTCCAGGGCGAGCGCGACCGCCCGCACCGGCCTGAGCCGCTCCCACTGCGCGGGGCCCGAGACGTCCATGACCCGCCGGATGTTCAACAGCCCCTCGAAGGCGGTGCGCACGGCGGCCGTCCGGCCCGCGCCGACCGCCAGGGGCCCGTCCCCCGTGGCCGCTTCGAACGGCTCCGCAACCTCACTCATCCGACCACCCCCTCCATCCTCAGGATGCTGGCCCCCACCGCACGCTGTCGAGCGCGGCGTGGGCCGCCGTGTCACCGCCCGCCGGCCACGCGAAGGATCGCACCGCTTGTGTACGAGGCGTCGGGCGACAGGAGCCAGGCGACGGCGGCGGCGACCTCGGACGCCTCGCCGGCACGGCCGAGCGGGATGGCCGGGGCCATCCTGGCCGGGCGTTCGGGATCGCCCATCGTGGCGTGCATATCGGTGTCGATGAGGCCCGGGGCGACCGCGTTGACGCGGATGCGGTCCTGGCCGAGTTCCTTGGAGAGCCCGATCGTCAGGGCGTCGGTGGCCGCCTTGGACGCGGCGTAGTGGACATACTCCCCGGGGCTGCCGAGCGTGGCCGCTCCCGAGGAGATGTTGACGATGGCGCCCCCGCCGGCGGCCGCCATGTCACGGGCGGCCCGTCGGCAGCACAGCAGATAGCCGAGGAGGTTGACGTCGACCACCCGGCGCAGGTCCTCCGTACGGGCATCGGCGAGACGGCCGAGCGGACCCGTGACACCGGCGTTGTTGACCAGGCCGGTGACGGGCCCCAGTTCCGCCGCCGCGGTGTCGAACAGCCGCTCCACGTCGGCCTCTTGGGAGGTGTCGGCCCGCACGGTGACGCACCGGGCCCCGGCCGCGCGCACCTGATCGGCCACCTCGTGTGCGGCCCCCTCGTTGCTGACGTAGCCGAGGGCCAGGTCGTGCCCGTCGGCCGCGAGCCGGACGCAGGTCGCCGCGCCGATCCCGCGACTGCCGCCAGTGACGATGGTGACCGGACGAGCCATGTGCTGCCTCCCGAGCTCTGCGCTGTTCACGCCGCAAGTGTGCAGGATGCGCAGGTGAGCCCTGTCGGGCGGGGCAACCCTTCCCCGTGGTGAGGGCACATAGGGCCCGCGCACATGGCTAGTGGTCCGACGATGGGTGTGTCGCCGCCGCGGTGTCGAGGCCCTCCGTGAGCGTGGCCAGGAGGGTGCGCAAGGCGTGGAAGTCCTCCGGAGGGAGATTGACGGCTCGCGCGATGTGGTGCGGCACCGCCAGCGCGCGCTCCCGCAGGGCCGTGCCCTGTTCGGTGAGGCGGATGGTGACGGAGCGCTCGTCGGCCCGGCTGCGCCGGCGCTCGACGAAGCCCGCCGACTCCAGGCGCTTGAGCAGGGGTGACAGCGTCCCCGAGTCGAGCCGCAGCTTCTCGCCGATGCTCTTGACCGGCAGCTCGCCGTGCTCCCACAGCGTCAGCATCACCAGGTACTGCGGATAGGTGAGACCCAGGTCCTTCAGGAGCGTGCGGTAGACGCCGTTGAAGGCGCGCGAAGCCGCGTGCAACGAGAAGCAGAGCTGGAGGTCGAGCCGCAGATAGTCCTCGTCGTGCGGGCGGGCGGAGGGCGTGGTCACCATGCGTTCCAGGCTAGCACTCACGCCATTTAGTTGTGCACAACTTAATTGTGTGCCAGAGTTGCTCCGGGCAAGCCGAGGCTTCCCCGTACGGAGCCGCACCGACCCCGTACGGATGGATATGAGAGGAACCGATCCCATGGACGCGCTTTACACCGCAGTGGCGACCGCCAACGGCCGCGAAGGCCGCACCGTCAGCTCCGACGGCCAGCTCGACCTGCCGCTCGCCTTCCCGCCGGCCCTCGGCGGCAACGGCCAGGGCACCAACCCCGAGCAGCTCTTCGCCGCCGGGTACGCGGCCTGCTTCGCCAGCGCGATGGGGTCGGTCGCCCGCCAGCTGAAGCTCGATGTCAAGGACGTCTCGGTGACCGCGGAGGTCGGCATAGGCAAGGACCCGTCCGACGGCGGCTTCGGCATCGGTGTCGTCATGCGCGTCGAGCTGCCCGAGCACCTGGAGGGCGACAGCGGCGCGAAGCTCGTCGAGCTCACCCACGCCGCCTGCCCGTACTCCAAGGCCACCCGCGGCAACATCCCCTTCGAGATCGTCATCGAGTAGTACCGCGGGTCGATGGCGACCACCGGGTCGCGCTCAGGCGCGGTGGGCCAGCAGGCTCCGGTACCACCCGAGGGTGTCGTCGAGGGTGTCCGCCATGGCGATGGGCGTGGCGCCGAACGCGGCCTCGAAGGCGCCCGAGAGCATGATCTGCGGCTCGGTGTGCTGGTAGAACATCTCGGCGTACGCGTCCATGAAGACCTGGTCGAACGGGCCGAAGGGGCGCGGCTCGTCCAGGGTGACGACCTTCAGCGGCCGGCCGACCCGCGCCTCGATCATCCCCAGCACCTCACGGGTGGTCAGGGCCGGCGCGGTGGGAAGGTGCCACACCCGGCCGTCGCCGCGCGGGCTCTCGCCGAGCGTGGCGAGCCCGGCGGCCACCGCGCGGATGTCCGTATAGCTGTGCGGCAGGTCGATGTCGCCCAGGGTCAACACCTCGTCGCCGGTCAGCGCCCCGGGGAAGACGGCCGCGCCGAGCGTGGAGTTCATGACCCCGGGGCCGACGAAGTCGGCGGACCGGCCGAGCACCACCGAAACGCGCCCCTCGCGGTGTGCGGCGAGGTAGTTCTCGTCGAGCTCGGCGCGCATTCTGCCCTTGAGGCTGGTGGCGCGCCACGGGGTGTCCTCGGTCATGGCATCCCCGTGGGTGGTGCCGTACGGGTAAAGCGTGTCGAGTACGACCAGGCGCGCGCCCGCCTCCTCGACGGCGCCCAGCACCGCCCGCTGGATGCGCGGCACGACGTCGAGCTGGAGGTGGTAGGCGACATTGACGCAGTGGTAGACGACGCCGGCCCCCCGGAGGGCGGCGGCGGCCCCCTCGTGGGTCGAGACGTCACCCTTCATCCGGTCAACTCCCGCTATCGCAGCGCCAGTTGCCGTGCGGTCGACGAGGCGGACCGGGTGGCCCCGGCGGGCGAGCTCCGTGGCGAGCGCGGTGCCGGCCGGACCCGAGCCGAGGACCACATGCAGGTTGCTGTCCGTGTGTGCCATGACGATTCCCCTCACATCCGGACGGCGCTCCGCCCGGCTCTTTGTTATGTGCAGTGCCGTTAGTTAGAGACTATAACGCTCGTGATAGTGGCCCGCAATGCGGATGTGTCATAAGGCATGTGGTGCGGGCGCGGCGAGGGTCGGCGAGGGCCGGGCGCGCCTGCTCGTGGACCCCGCGCGGAGCCCGCGGACCCCGCGTGGGACCTGCCTGGGACCTCCGTCGGACCCGCGTGGGCCGGTACGCGGGGCCGCCGAGCGGGCAGCAAAAAGCGGGCAGTGGCTTGCGCACACCGCCCGCTGGGGAGAGGGTCGGCCGCCCCGCCTGAGCGGGAGCGGCCACCCCTCAGGTCGCCGGCGCTTCCGACGTGGTCGTGCCCTCGCCCGCCGCCGAACGACGCGAGGAGAGCGGGGCGGCGATGTCCTCCAGGGACTTGCCCTCCGCGTCGATCGCGAGGAACGCCGCCACCACCCCGGCCGCCGTCATCAGGGCCGCGCCCACACTGAAGGCGAGCACGGCATCCCCCACCACACCGCTGGAGGTCAGCGCCGAGAAGACCAGCGGGCCCGAGATGCCGCCCGCGGCCGTCCCGATGGCGTAGAAGAAGGCGATCGCCATCGCCCGGGTCTCCATCGGGAAGATCTCACTCACCGTCAGATACGCGGAGCTGGCGCCCGCCGAGGCGAAGAACAGCACCACACACCAACACGCCGTCATGGTCGTCGCGTTGAGCCAGCCCTGGGCGAAGAACCACGCGGTGACGAAGAGCAGAAGTCCCGAAAGGACATACGTCCCGGCGATCATCTTGCGCCGGCCCACGGTGTCGAAGAGCTTGCCGAGGAGGAGCGGACCCAGGAAGTTGCCGAAGGCGATCACGGCGAAGAAGTAGCCGGTGGTCCCGCTCGGCACGTCGAAGAACTTCACCAGGATCGAGCTGAACCCGAACGTGATCGCGTTGTAGAGGAACGCCTGCCCGATGAACAGGGCGAAACCGAGCACGGCCCGCTTCGGGTACGAGCGGAACAACGTGCGGGCGATCTCCAGGAATCCCACGCTCGTGCGCTGCTCGATGGTGATGGAGCTCCCCGGCTCGGGAAGCCGCTTGCCGGTCTCCTCCTCCACCGTGTGCTCCACATCCTCGAGCAACCGCTCCGCGCCCTCCTCCTGCCCATGGATGAACATCCAGCGAGGACTCTCCGGCACGTGCCGGCGCACCAGCAGGATCACCAGGCCGAGCACCACCCCGAGCGCGAAGGTGAGCCGCCAGCCGATGTCCTTCGGCAGGATGTCCGTGTTGAGGGCGAGCACCGAGAGCAGGGCCCCGCCCATCGCGCCGAGCCAGTAGCTCCCGTTGATGATGAGGTCCACCCGGCCGCGGTACTTGCTCGGGATCAGCTCGTCGATGGCCGAGTTGATGGCCGCGTACTCTCCGCCGATCCCGAAGCCGGTGAAGAACCGGAACAGGAAGAACCACCACGCGCTGAAGGACAGCGCCGTCATGGCGGTCGCGGCGAGATAGACCGCGAGGGTGACCAGGAACAGCTTCTTGCGCCCGAACCGGTCGGTCAGCCAGCCGAAGAACAGCGCCCCCGTACAGGCGCCCCCCACATACAGTGCCGCGCCGAGGCCGGTGACCTGGGCGTCGGTGATCGCAAGGCCGCTGCCGTGCTCCGAGAGCCGGCTCGCGATGTTCCCGACGACGGTGACCTCGAGACCGTCCAGGATCCACACGGTGCCGAGGCCGATCACGATCATCCAGTGCCAGCGTGACCAGGGCAATCGGTCCAGCCTGGCCGGTACGGATGTGGTGATGGTTCGCTGCCCTGGCTCCGGGCCCCGCACCGTATCGCTCATGAACTGCCTCCTGCCGCCGCGAGCCGAAACACATCTGCCGGACGCGAGTACCCGGCGTTCACCGGACATACTCTCCGCAACGGCCCGCCCGTCGGCGGACTTGATCAGACGCGGCGCGCCCCGGCGGCAGGACGTGTTCAGGCCGTATGCACGGGACCCGCGCCCGGGACCAACTCCATGGCGGAGAAGTCGTGTTGGGCCCAGATCCGGCGCGAGGCCTCCTGGGGGCAGGGTCGGGTGTGCGGCTCCGCCGCGAACACGCGCATCAGCCGTTCGCCGGTCCGGTAGGCCGCCCAGCCGGGGTCGCCGTGCGCCGCGAACGCGGTCCACGCCCCGCCCATCGCCTCCGACACGGCCTCCGCCTCGGCCGAGGGCTCCTCGCCGAGCAGCATCGTGGCGATCCCGCCGCGCAGCGTCCCGAACACCAGCGGCACATCCAGGCCGTGACAGGCACCGAGGACCCCGCCGAACGCGGGCGCCGGCCAAGCGAGTTCATAGGCGTACGAGGTGCCGCCACCCGCGGTGTGCGCCTCGGCGAGACGCAGGCTCGGCATCCGGAACAGCCAGTCCGACAGGACGAGGTCCTGCATCGTGGTCGGGTCGGCCTCGGGGAAGGACGCCCGATAGGCCGCCGCGCCCTCGCCGCCGGGCGCGAACCGCGACAGCGCGGTGTCGGCCTCCTCCTGGGTGATCTTTCCGTAGCGGCCCGACATCACCGTGAACAGCCGCGCCTCGTCCCGGTTGTACCCCGCGATCAGGTCGACGTCACGGCCGTGCCCGGCCCGCAGCGCCTCCCAGGGCGAGGACGGCAGCACCTCTCCGTCGACCACCGGCGAGAACGGCAGGTGCGCGTGGGCGATGCGGCCCCACCGCTCCCCGTACTGCGTGATCTTGCCGAGCACCGCGTCCGCCGCGTCCCGCAGCGCCGCGGGAGCCACGGGTGCCAGCGCCTCCAGGGTGGCCGGCAGGCCGAGTTCCGCGGCCACGCCCGCCCCGACGTCCGAGGCGAGCGCCGGGCTGAAGACCGACCCCGGCACGCTCTGCGCCACCGCGCGCCGGAACAGACCCGCGGCCCGGGGCATCGCGAGCAGCGCGGCGATCGCACCCGCGCCCGCCGACTCGCCGAACACGGTCACCCGGTCCGGGTCGCCGCCGAACGCCGCGATGTTGTCCCGTACCCACTCCAGGGCGGCGACCTGGTCGAGGAGCGCCCGGTTGGGCACCGCGCCTTCGAAGTGGCCGTACCCCTCGGCGCCCACCCGGTGGCTGAAGGTCACCACGACCGTGCCCCGGCGGGCCAGCGCGGCGCCCTCGTAGGTGGGGCCCTCGGCCGTCCCGACGAGGTAGGCGCCGCCGTATATCCACACCAGGACGGGCAGCCGGGCCGTCGTGCCCGGGTCCGGGGACCACACGTTCACGGTGAGCCACTCGTCCGAGCCGCTCGTGTTCTCGGGCCCGGCGCCGAACCCCAGGGCGAGGGACTGCGGGGGAGTGGGCCCGAACGAGACCGCCTCGCGCACCCCGTCCCACGGCAGGGCGGGCACGGGTGGCGCCAGGTGCAGCGGACCGACCGGCGGCTG
Protein-coding sequences here:
- a CDS encoding PPOX class F420-dependent oxidoreductase translates to MRGDVLDRLGAGKYLLVTTYKKDGTGVPTPVWVVRDEDALVIWTVADSWKVKRIRNRPEVLVGPCDVRGNPTGEQHRATAVICDAAAAEACRALLRRKYGVLGRLTLLGSRLRRGTTGTVAVRITLDD
- a CDS encoding RICIN domain-containing protein produces the protein MRTSGPSARLRPEHRAARPTPLLALGALLASLVSAAALAPAAHAAELPTGWVAVAAGNSGKCVDAAAAGTADGTAVQQYACNASTAQQWQFQPLGDGYVRVANRNDASKTWDVTDVSTADAAPVQLWTYGGGANQQWLPVQEAGGAYHFVNRNSGKCLDVPGASTADGARLQQYACNGTRAQSFSLGGVDNPQPPSGTPDFGPNVTVFDPSMSASTIQGRLNQVFARQEKNQFGTERYALLFKPGTYSADANVGFYTQVAGLGLSPDDVTINGAVHAEADWFQGNATQNFWRSAENLSVNPTGGSDRWAVSQAAPYRRMHIRGDLQLDDGGWSSGGFIADSKIDGQVRSGSQQQWLSRNTQWGSWSGSNWNMVFVGDVNAPANTFPNPPYTTVAQSPVTREKPFLYVDGAGAYKVFVPAVRTNTQGTTWAGGNQPGSSLGIDTFFIVKPGASATDINQALAQGKNLLFTPGVYHLDQTLNVTRADTVVLGLGLATLVPDNGITALDVADVDGVNVAGLLIDAGTTNSPTLMRVGPSGAGARHTTDPTSLHDVFFRIGGAGVGKATQSLVVNSSDVIGDHMWLWRADHGSGVGWTSNTAANGLIVNGTAVTMYGLFVEHYQQHQVIWNGNGGRTYFFQNEMPYDPPGQSSWMNGSTRGYDAYKVASGVTSHEAWGLGSYCFFNANPSVVAERAFEAPASSGVRFHDMVTVSLGGTGTINHVINDRGGPSNSATNVADLVSGP
- a CDS encoding organic hydroperoxide resistance protein, producing MDALYTAVATANGREGRTVSSDGQLDLPLAFPPALGGNGQGTNPEQLFAAGYAACFASAMGSVARQLKLDVKDVSVTAEVGIGKDPSDGGFGIGVVMRVELPEHLEGDSGAKLVELTHAACPYSKATRGNIPFEIVIE
- a CDS encoding MFS transporter; its protein translation is MSDTVRGPEPGQRTITTSVPARLDRLPWSRWHWMIVIGLGTVWILDGLEVTVVGNIASRLSEHGSGLAITDAQVTGLGAALYVGGACTGALFFGWLTDRFGRKKLFLVTLAVYLAATAMTALSFSAWWFFLFRFFTGFGIGGEYAAINSAIDELIPSKYRGRVDLIINGSYWLGAMGGALLSVLALNTDILPKDIGWRLTFALGVVLGLVILLVRRHVPESPRWMFIHGQEEGAERLLEDVEHTVEEETGKRLPEPGSSITIEQRTSVGFLEIARTLFRSYPKRAVLGFALFIGQAFLYNAITFGFSSILVKFFDVPSGTTGYFFAVIAFGNFLGPLLLGKLFDTVGRRKMIAGTYVLSGLLLFVTAWFFAQGWLNATTMTACWCVVLFFASAGASSAYLTVSEIFPMETRAMAIAFFYAIGTAAGGISGPLVFSALTSSGVVGDAVLAFSVGAALMTAAGVVAAFLAIDAEGKSLEDIAAPLSSRRSAAGEGTTTSEAPAT
- a CDS encoding SDR family oxidoreductase; this translates as MARPVTIVTGGSRGIGAATCVRLAADGHDLALGYVSNEGAAHEVADQVRAAGARCVTVRADTSQEADVERLFDTAAAELGPVTGLVNNAGVTGPLGRLADARTEDLRRVVDVNLLGYLLCCRRAARDMAAAGGGAIVNISSGAATLGSPGEYVHYAASKAATDALTIGLSKELGQDRIRVNAVAPGLIDTDMHATMGDPERPARMAPAIPLGRAGEASEVAAAVAWLLSPDASYTSGAILRVAGGR
- a CDS encoding methyltransferase; the encoded protein is MATSSDSTTAPTDPLSRPLLNQLVYGHIYSASVRAVAVHRVADRLAGGARTAEQLAEDCGLHADALRRVLRLLTMHGLFTQDEKGAFGLTEAGRPLRTDVAGSQHAAALFLTGDMLRRSADGIPDTVRTGATPFEETHGLPFFGHLAASPEARELFDAAMAAQSGRVVDLIAGSYAFPARGTVIDVGGGRGGLLRAVLGRQPALTGVLFDRPETVRDHVLDTGDLRGRWSVAGGDFFTEVPSGGDLYLLKNILHDWDDVDCLRILAAIRAAAVPGKRLLVVDAVLPDNGDPHPAVELDMIMLMMVRGRERTAAEFEGLLTRSGFRLHRILRTPSLPSIIEAEAV
- a CDS encoding NAD-dependent epimerase/dehydratase family protein translates to MAHTDSNLHVVLGSGPAGTALATELARRGHPVRLVDRTATGAAIAGVDRMKGDVSTHEGAAAALRGAGVVYHCVNVAYHLQLDVVPRIQRAVLGAVEEAGARLVVLDTLYPYGTTHGDAMTEDTPWRATSLKGRMRAELDENYLAAHREGRVSVVLGRSADFVGPGVMNSTLGAAVFPGALTGDEVLTLGDIDLPHSYTDIRAVAAGLATLGESPRGDGRVWHLPTAPALTTREVLGMIEARVGRPLKVVTLDEPRPFGPFDQVFMDAYAEMFYQHTEPQIMLSGAFEAAFGATPIAMADTLDDTLGWYRSLLAHRA
- a CDS encoding MarR family winged helix-turn-helix transcriptional regulator; its protein translation is MVTTPSARPHDEDYLRLDLQLCFSLHAASRAFNGVYRTLLKDLGLTYPQYLVMLTLWEHGELPVKSIGEKLRLDSGTLSPLLKRLESAGFVERRRSRADERSVTIRLTEQGTALRERALAVPHHIARAVNLPPEDFHALRTLLATLTEGLDTAAATHPSSDH
- a CDS encoding carboxylesterase/lipase family protein, coding for MTGPARAPEIRTTSGTVRGRMEDGTAVFRGIPFAQPPVGPLHLAPPVPALPWDGVREAVSFGPTPPQSLALGFGAGPENTSGSDEWLTVNVWSPDPGTTARLPVLVWIYGGAYLVGTAEGPTYEGAALARRGTVVVTFSHRVGAEGYGHFEGAVPNRALLDQVAALEWVRDNIAAFGGDPDRVTVFGESAGAGAIAALLAMPRAAGLFRRAVAQSVPGSVFSPALASDVGAGVAAELGLPATLEALAPVAPAALRDAADAVLGKITQYGERWGRIAHAHLPFSPVVDGEVLPSSPWEALRAGHGRDVDLIAGYNRDEARLFTVMSGRYGKITQEEADTALSRFAPGGEGAAAYRASFPEADPTTMQDLVLSDWLFRMPSLRLAEAHTAGGGTSYAYELAWPAPAFGGVLGACHGLDVPLVFGTLRGGIATMLLGEEPSAEAEAVSEAMGGAWTAFAAHGDPGWAAYRTGERLMRVFAAEPHTRPCPQEASRRIWAQHDFSAMELVPGAGPVHTA